One Candidatus Hydrogenedentota bacterium genomic window, CTGGTGTTTTTCGCGCCGCACTGGCCCGCGGCCCGCGCGCTGGCGGCAACCGTCCTCCGGCGCGAACTGGAGGCGCCCCTGGCCTCGACGGCGCTGGTGACGGAGACGGGCGCGCGTCTGGCGGCGCTGGGGTATCCGCCCCTGATTGCGCGTGCGGACAGGGCGTGCAATTTTTTTCTCATGGTGGACGGACGCCGCCGGAAGGCGCAGTATGACGGGGGCCGCTTCCTCCTGCCCGAGGAGGAGGGGCGGTCTTTTTCCCAGGCGGAAATGCTGGCGCTGCTGGACGCCGACCCGGAGCGGTTCTCTCCGAATGTGGCGCTGCGGCCCGTGGTCCAGCAGGCGCTCTTTCCCGCCGCGGCCTATGTGGGCGGGCCGGGCGAGGTGGCCTATTGGGCGCAGTTGAAGCCGGTTTTCGCGCATTTTTGCCAAGTGATGCCCGTGGTGTGGCCGCGCGCGCGCGCCGTGCTGCTCGGCGCAAAGGACCGGAAACTCCTCGGCAAACTGGGCCTCACACTGGACGACCTGGCGGACGGGCCGGAAGCCGCCGCGGAGGCCGCCCTGCGCCGGATGCCCCAGCCGCCGCAGGCCGCCTTTCTGGTCCGCCGCCGCGCCGCCGTGGAGGCGGATCTGTCGGCCCTGGCCGGGGAAATGCGGGGCCTTGGCCCGGATGTTGCCTCCTTGGCGGAGGGGATTGCGGAGGCGGCGGCGCGGGGCTTTGGACGGCTGGACCGCGCCCTGCTGCGCGCGGACCGCGTCCGCGTGGAGACGGTGGAAAGCCGGACACGGCGCCTGTGCAGCACCCTTGCGCCCTTCGGAAAGCCGCAGGAGCGGGTCTTCTGCCCGTTCTCGTGGGTCTTTTCGGAGGGTTTTGGGATGGCGGACCGGCTGCTGCGCGAACTGGACCCGCACACGCGGGAGATTCAGGAGATCGAATGGTGAACACGGACGAGACGGTGGACGTGCTGGCCATAGGCGCGCACCCGGACGACGTGGAAATCGGCTGCGGCGGGCTGCTGGCGAAGCTGTCCCGCGCGGGAAAACGGGTGGCCATGGTGGACCTCACGGCGGGGGAGATGGGCACGCGGGGCACCGTGGAGGAGCGGCGCAGGGAGGCGGCGAACGCCGCCGCCATTCTGGGCCTGCACGAGCGGGTCTGCGCGGGCCTGCCCGACGGCGGCGTGGCCAACACGCCGGGGCAGCAGCGCGCGGTCATCCTGCTGATTCGCCGGTTCCGCCCGAAGGTGCTGCTCACGCTGATGGACCAAGACCGCCACCCGGACCACACAGCAACGCACACCCTGGTGCGCGAGGCGAATTTTCTGGCGGGGCTGGCCCGGCTGGACACCGGCCAGGCGCCCCACCGCACCCCGGCGGTCTACTATTTCCACCCGTACACAGACTTCACGGGCACCCCGGACTTTCTGGTGGACGTGACGGAGGACTTCGAGACCAAGCTGGCGGCCCTGCGCGAGCACCGGACCCAGTTCCACAACCCCAATCAGGACGGCGGCGCGGAGACCTGGATATCCTCGCCCGAGTTTTGGGAGGGCATCTCCGTGCGCGCCCGCTACTGGGGCGCCCGCGCCGGGGTGCAATATGCGGAGCCCTTCTTTTCGGACGGCCCCCTGCGGCTGGACTCCCTGCCCGAACTGCTGTGAGGAGCGACCCATGAAAATCGGCATCACCTGCCAGGCGAGCACCGGCGGCAGCGGCATCCTGGCCACGGAGCTGGGCCTGGCCCTGGCGGGGCGCGGCCATGAAATTCACTTCGTGACCATGGAGCCCCCGTTCCGGCTGGACCATTTCCAGGAGAACATCTTCACCCACACGGTGGAGCAGGTGAACTATCCGCTTTTCCGCATCCCGCCCTACACCCTCTCGCTGGCCTCAAAGATCAGCGAGGTGGCCGAGGAGCACGGCATTGAGGTGTGGCACGCCCACTACGCCGTGCCCAACGCCGTGGCGGCGCTCCTCGCCCGCGACATGCTCCCGCCGGAGAAGCGCTTCTGCCTCGTCACGACGCTCCACGGCACGGACATCACCCTCGTCGGCGGCCACCCCTCCTTCCACCGCGCCACCCGCTACGGCATGGAAAATAGTTGCGCCGTCACCGCCGTGTCCCAATGGCTCAGCGCCGAGACCGAGCGCGAGTTCGCCCTGTCCCGCCCCGTGCGCACCATTTACGATTTCATAGACGCGGAGCGTTTCCGGCCCAAGCCCGTGAACCGCGCCGCCCTCGCCCGGGACGACGAGAGGATCGTCATGCACATCTCCAATTTCCGGCCCGTGAAGCGCGTCACCGACGTGGTCCGCGCCTTCTCCAGGATGCTGGAGCGGGTCAACGCGCGCCTGCTGATGGTGGGCGACGGCCCGGAGCGGCTCAGCGCCGTGGGTGTCGCCAAACAACTGGGGATCACGGACCGCATCACCTACCTCGGCAATGTCGGGTCCATCGAGGACCTGCTTTCCGCCGCGGACCTCGTCTTCCAGCCCAGCGAGCACGAGAGCTTCGGGCTGGTGCATCTGGAGGCCATGGCCTGCGAGGTGCCCGTCCTGGCCACGGCCAGCGGCGGCGTCACCGAGGTGGTCATCCACGGCGACACGGGTTTCCTCTGCGGCGTCGGCGACATAGACGCCATGGTCCGCCACGGCGTGGACATCCTCAGCAACCCCGAAACCGCGAAGGCCATGGGCCGCCGGGGCCGCGAACATGTCCTCGCAAACTTTCCCAAAGACCGCATCGTCGGCGAATACGAGGCCGTGTATGAAGAGGTGCTGCGGAAGCGAAGGGAGTTGCTCGCGAAACAGTCCTGAGCCGCGCCCCGCCGCTTTTTGCGGGCTTATTTGCCGGGATAGGTGTCGGGGAGGATGCTCACGCCGGTGGTGAACACGAAGGGTTTCGGGAAGTCCCCGTTCGGGAATTCCAGCTCGATGAAAAAGGCGGTCCAGCCCTTTTCCGGGGCCGCCACGGCGGAGACGTATTCGCCCGAATCGGAAAGGGGCATCTCCACGGCCTCATACTTCGGCCCGAAGGTTTCGAGGCGGAAATCGCGCGCGTCCGGGTTCACCGCCCGCCACAGGGTCACCTTGGCGGGCTTGGTCGCGCAGCGCACGGTGAGCGTTCCGTCGCCCGCCTTTTCCCAGGTGAATTCCGGGCGGGGCGTTCCCTCCATCAGGGCGTAATAGAAACCGGCGAGCCGGAAATAGGCGTCCTCGTTCAGGCCGTGGTCGGTGTTCGGGAAGTAGCAGAGGAATTTCTCCCCCTTGAGCCCGTCGAAATAAAACTTCCAGGAGTCCGCCGGAAAAAACTGGTCCCCGGCGGAGTTCAGGATGTACTTGGGCAGGGTGAGCCGGTCGCGGTAGGCGTAGGGGTCCACAACGGCCATCAGGTTCCTGAACTCGGGGGTGTGGATGCGGGTCACGATGTCCATGTCCACATAGTCGTCCAGGGACGGCGCCCAGAAGCCGTAGCCGTCGAAATGGTTCTGGATGGACGGCTCCAGGTTCAGCACGTCAATGACCGCCGGGGCGATGCCGAAGACCCGCCTGTCCACCGCCGCCACGGTCCAGGTGGTCCAGCCGCGCTTCGAGCCGCCCGCAACGAAGAAGCCCTCCACGCCGGGGTGCTCCTTCTGGACCAGGTCCATGGCGCGGACCACCGCCTTGGTCATGGGCAGCCGGGCGAGCCAGAGCGGGTCGCCGCCCTTCAGGTACTTGTCCCAGCCGAAGGTGATCATGGCGTCCTCTTTCCGGCCCGGCTCCCGGTACCGGTCGTCCTGCTCGTCCGGGAAGCGCAGGGGCTGGTTGGGGATTTGCTTCACCTGCGCCACCACCGAGCCCGTCACCGCCGCGATCTTCTCCATGGGGCCGTTGTCCGCGGCGGGCGTCTCACCGGGGCGGTTGTCCCCCCCGCCGATGAACATCATGGCCTTGTTGTGCCGCAGCGTCCCCGGCACCGACACCAGCACCGTGTGCTCCCAGAGCGGGCGGTCCACCTTCGACGCGTCCAGCCACGTCTGCGACACCATGTGGTAGGCATACGTCGTCACGCCCGACTTCTCCGCCTGGGCCGCCAGCGAATACGTGAAGGCCGGGTCCGGCGCCGCCACATAATCGTCCAGCGGCGTGGCGGTTGACAGGGCCGCCCACAGCACGGCGAGGACGGGCAAGGCGGCGAAAAGGAACACGGAACGGATGCGGTTCATGGGGAGGCTCCTGCTTGGTTGGCGAAGGCCCGGAAAGTGGGCCTGATGGAATGGTACCACCCCGAAGCGCCCGTTGCAACGGGCGCACTGGGGGCGCCAAGGTCGGACGCCCCTGGCAAGATGGAACGCGCCCGCCCGCAATGGGTTGCTGCGTATCTGTGGGGACAAAAAGACGGGAAGAACGCTTCAGCGTGGAAATGAGAGCAGGAATTGGTGGCAAAAATGAGCGACTACAACTCACGCAACCCGACAGACTTCAAATAATTGTATGTTGAATCATAAAATCTTGGATCTCGAGTCGGGTCAGACTCACTTCCTTTGGGAACAAAAATGACCATGCCCTGCCGCGCTCTTGTCAGCAGTACACGGTAAGAGTTCTTTAGGAACATTTTCCGGGATTCTTTATTTATGTTGTTCCATTTGGTTCCCCGGAACTCGAAATGTCCCCATCCATTTTCGGTGCGCCGAAAGTCCCCGTCCCATGAAACACAAACCCAGTCAAGTTCAAGTCCTTGCACATGGAATTCCGTTGCAACAT contains:
- the bshC gene encoding bacillithiol biosynthesis cysteine-adding enzyme BshC, with the translated sequence MAGLFDAYLAGDPALAPFFGAMPERFFDTLPPARSLDPGLAGALRAAQRALGLERDIPENARYIVTGQQAGIFGGPLYTVFKAVTAIRLAREVAARTDGPCVPLFWAASEDHDFAEVRTAHFLTQRHEVLPLDYAPDAPVDGLPMHLVPAGESLHALVDAAAEQCAGSERTPEVTVFLHDTLSASESLSEWFMRVMAGLFRDTELVFFAPHWPAARALAATVLRRELEAPLASTALVTETGARLAALGYPPLIARADRACNFFLMVDGRRRKAQYDGGRFLLPEEEGRSFSQAEMLALLDADPERFSPNVALRPVVQQALFPAAAYVGGPGEVAYWAQLKPVFAHFCQVMPVVWPRARAVLLGAKDRKLLGKLGLTLDDLADGPEAAAEAALRRMPQPPQAAFLVRRRAAVEADLSALAGEMRGLGPDVASLAEGIAEAAARGFGRLDRALLRADRVRVETVESRTRRLCSTLAPFGKPQERVFCPFSWVFSEGFGMADRLLRELDPHTREIQEIEW
- the bshB1 gene encoding bacillithiol biosynthesis deacetylase BshB1; this encodes MVNTDETVDVLAIGAHPDDVEIGCGGLLAKLSRAGKRVAMVDLTAGEMGTRGTVEERRREAANAAAILGLHERVCAGLPDGGVANTPGQQRAVILLIRRFRPKVLLTLMDQDRHPDHTATHTLVREANFLAGLARLDTGQAPHRTPAVYYFHPYTDFTGTPDFLVDVTEDFETKLAALREHRTQFHNPNQDGGAETWISSPEFWEGISVRARYWGARAGVQYAEPFFSDGPLRLDSLPELL
- the bshA gene encoding N-acetyl-alpha-D-glucosaminyl L-malate synthase BshA, with amino-acid sequence MKIGITCQASTGGSGILATELGLALAGRGHEIHFVTMEPPFRLDHFQENIFTHTVEQVNYPLFRIPPYTLSLASKISEVAEEHGIEVWHAHYAVPNAVAALLARDMLPPEKRFCLVTTLHGTDITLVGGHPSFHRATRYGMENSCAVTAVSQWLSAETEREFALSRPVRTIYDFIDAERFRPKPVNRAALARDDERIVMHISNFRPVKRVTDVVRAFSRMLERVNARLLMVGDGPERLSAVGVAKQLGITDRITYLGNVGSIEDLLSAADLVFQPSEHESFGLVHLEAMACEVPVLATASGGVTEVVIHGDTGFLCGVGDIDAMVRHGVDILSNPETAKAMGRRGREHVLANFPKDRIVGEYEAVYEEVLRKRRELLAKQS
- a CDS encoding PhoPQ-activated pathogenicity, encoding MNRIRSVFLFAALPVLAVLWAALSTATPLDDYVAAPDPAFTYSLAAQAEKSGVTTYAYHMVSQTWLDASKVDRPLWEHTVLVSVPGTLRHNKAMMFIGGGDNRPGETPAADNGPMEKIAAVTGSVVAQVKQIPNQPLRFPDEQDDRYREPGRKEDAMITFGWDKYLKGGDPLWLARLPMTKAVVRAMDLVQKEHPGVEGFFVAGGSKRGWTTWTVAAVDRRVFGIAPAVIDVLNLEPSIQNHFDGYGFWAPSLDDYVDMDIVTRIHTPEFRNLMAVVDPYAYRDRLTLPKYILNSAGDQFFPADSWKFYFDGLKGEKFLCYFPNTDHGLNEDAYFRLAGFYYALMEGTPRPEFTWEKAGDGTLTVRCATKPAKVTLWRAVNPDARDFRLETFGPKYEAVEMPLSDSGEYVSAVAAPEKGWTAFFIELEFPNGDFPKPFVFTTGVSILPDTYPGK